The proteins below come from a single Sander lucioperca isolate FBNREF2018 chromosome 20, SLUC_FBN_1.2, whole genome shotgun sequence genomic window:
- the def6c gene encoding differentially expressed in FDCP 6 homolog — protein MDLKSELLKSIWYAFTSLDVEKCGKVSKSQLKVLSHNLYTVLNIPHDPVALEEHFQDDDDGPVSNHGYMPYLNKYILDKVKEGMFDKEKFDDLCWMMTRKKNFKGVPQGAPLSERDCFKLFCLFNLLSEDRYPLVMIPEEVEYLLKKISTAMSQEWDGKPLEDLISQDATVQDDDMSVWTFLEHMAAGRLLRITSAEAFSLALNEVFLEMYHNVLKRAYMWKKGHVRRNWTERWFVLKPSSVAYYVSEDLKDKKGEIQLNKGCVIEPIADREGKRCLFCVKTHNKTFEMSASDQRQKVEWTQAIQTALRLQSEGKSSLHQELKLKRRVQREHTNRERSRSARSSCSSRSSQSDDSNIQEMEKMEKEKDRQDLEIESIIQHARELETRRREAEEKERRKQREVQMELERQLKEAETLRDSMQAEMQEKEKEAEQQKKRIQELELTQQKLEAALNMEIQARLEEEKARQELERLLQAEEAKKKQFQLLQEQQRALQCLNTILEASDGNQDQNTPSALHSASQELQDLRASRQKSHQHLEEVQEKLRYASQHVRHWNVQLNRLMTPISPGERLGNRLTSKPMCPKKEGALASNEFISKFKITADQNNQIPEDSETLEEQLEAANLSDGSEKSQGKPNGQM, from the exons ATGGATTTAAAATCCGAACTCCTCAAGTCGATCTGGTACGCCTTCACATCTCTGGACGTCGAGAAATGCGGGAAAGTGTCCAAATCGCAGTTAAAG gtgctTTCCCACAACCTGTACACAGTGCTGAACATCCCACATGACCCGGTGGCTCTGGAGGAGCACTTCCAGGATGACGATGATGGGCCGGTGTCTAATCATGGCTACATGCCCTACCTCAACAAATATATACTGGATAAG gTCAAAGAGGGCATGTTTGACAAGGAGAAGTTCGATGACCTGTGCTGGATGATGACCAGAAAGAAGAACTTCAAGGGTGTACCACAGGGGGCGCCGCTATCGGAAAGAGACTGTTTTAAGCTCTTCTGTTTATTCAACCTCCTGTCTGAGGACCGCTACCCGCTGGTGATGATACCAGAGGAG GTGGAGTATCTCCTCAAGAAAATTTCCACAGCAATGAGCCAGGAGTGGGATGGGAAGCCATTGGAGGACTTAATATCCCAGGATGCTACAGTGCAGGATGATGACATGTCTGTATGGACCTTCCTGGAGCACATGGCTGCAGGCCGGCTGCTAAGGATCACCAGCGCTGAGGCCttcagtctggctttgaatgaGGTCTTTCTGGAGATGTATCACAATGTCCTCAAGAGG GCTTATATGTGGAAAAAGGGGCATGTACGCAGGAACTGGACTGAGCGTTGGTTTGTGCTGAAGCCCTCCTCTGTGGCTTACTACGTCAGCGAGGACTTGAAAGACAAGAAAGGGGAGATCCAGCTGAATAAGGGCTGTGTCATAGAG cCTATTGCAGACAGGGAAGGGAAGCGCTGTTTGTTCTGTGTAAAAACCCACAACAAAACCTTTGAGATGAGTGCGTCTGACCAGAGGCAGAAGGTGGAGTGGACTCaag CTATTCAGACAGCTCTCCGTCTCCAGAGCGAGGGCAAGTCTTCACTTCACCAAGAACTGAAATTGAAGAGGCGGGTCCAGCGGGAGCACACCAACCGGGAGCGCAGCCGGAGCGCCcggagcagctgcagcagccggAGCAGCCAATCAGACGACTCCAATATCCAAGAGATGGagaagatggagaaagagaaagacagacaggattTAGAAATAGAAAGTATCATACAG CATGCACGCGAATTAGAAACCAGACGAAGGGAGGCAGAGGAAAAAGAAAGGAGGAAACAGAGGGAGGTGCAGATGGAGCTGGAGAGGCAGCTGAAGGAGGCCGAGACG TTGAGAGACAGCATGCAGGCAGAGATgcaggagaaagaaaaggaggctGAGCAACAGAAGAAGAGGATCCAGGAGTTGGAGCTGACGCAGCAGAAACTGGAGGCTGCTCTCAACATGGAGATCCAGGCTCggctggaggaggagaaggccAGACAGGAACTGGAGAG GTTGCTGCAGGCGGAAGAAGCGAAGAAGAAGCAGTTCCAGCTCCTCCAGGAGCAGCAGAGGGCATTGCAGTGCCTCAACACCATACTGGAGGCCTCGGATGGCAATCAAGACCAGAATACCCCCTCAGCTCTTCACTCAGCCTCTCAGGAGCTCCAGGATCTGCGGGCTTCTCGCCAGAAGAGCCACCAGCACCTGGAG GAGGTACAAGAGAAGCTGAGATATGCCAGTCAACACGTACGACACTGGAACGTCCAGCTGAACCGCCTGATGACACCCATCAGTCCTGGAG AACGTTTGGGAAATCGCCTAACATCAAAACCCATGTGTCCCAAAAAGGAGGGAGCGTTGGCCAGTAATGAGTTCATCTCTAAATTCAAGATAACAGCTGATCAAAACAACCAGATACCAGAAGACAGCGAGACGCTGGAGGAGCAGCTGGAGGCTGCAAACCTGTCAGATGGATCAGAAAAATCACAGGGAAAACCCAACGGACAAATGTGA
- the mcat gene encoding malonyl-CoA-acyl carrier protein transacylase, mitochondrial gives MLASVFVTTAASRGKFRSLVSVSRRLSSSHLGSQDGAPHPPPETPAPLLGSEPPAMERRPRKDPSDCSVLLFPGQGSQFVGMGRGLLKYPNVKEMFTVAQKLLGYDLLSLCLEGPEEELMKTVHCQPAVFVTSLAAVERLNHENPKAIETCVAAAGFSVGEFAALVFSGAMNYAEALYAVKVRAEAMQKASELVASGMLSVIGRPQAQYKHACVQAKEHCTSLGIGEPVCSVANYLFPDGRVIAGHQKALDFLQQNSRRLQFMRTKPLPVSGAFHTELMESATEPLREVLRQVEVRRPEINVYSNVDGKRYMNESHVRRQLVKQLVSPVKWEQTLHEIYERTQGRKFPHTYEVGPGKQLGATLQKCNRKAFKTYAHVEVTTYED, from the exons ATGTTGGCATCAGTATTTGTCACGACAGCAGCCTCCAGAGGGAAGTTTAGGTCGCTGGTCTCTGTGAGCAGGAGACTGTCCAGCAGCCACCTTGGCTCCCAGGATGGAGCTCCCCACCCTCCGCCCGAAACCCCCGCACCTCTCCTGGGAAGCGAGCCGCCTGCGATGGAGCGGAGACCCAGGAAAGACCCCAGCGACTGCTCTGTACTCCTCTTCCCCGGCCAGGGCAGCCAGTTTGTGGGCATGGGTAGAGGACTTTTGAAGTATCCTAACGTTAAAGAAATGTTCACGGTGGCCCAGAAGCTCCTCGGATACGACCTGCTGTCTCTGTGCCTGGAGGGCCCCGAGGAGGAGCTGATGAAGACGGTTCACTGTCAGCCGGCGGTGTTTGTCACTTCACTGGCTGCGGTAGAGAGGCTCAACCACGAAAACCCCAAG GCCATTGAGACGTGTGTTGCTGCTGCAGGTTTCAGCGTTGGAGAATTTGCTGCCCTGGTTTTTTCTGGTGCCATGAACTATGCAGAAG CTCTGTATGCGGTGAAGGTCCGTGCAGAGGCCATGCAGAAAGCATCCGAGCTGGTTGCTAGTGGGATGCTGTCAGTCATCGGTAGGCCACAGGCCCAGTATAAACATGCCTGTGTGCAGGCTAAAGAGCACTGCACAAGCCTGGGGATCGGGGAGCCGGTTTGCTCTGTGGCCAACTATCTGTTCCCCGATGGCAGGGTCATCGCAGGGCACCAAAAG GCTCTGGATTTCCTCCAGCAAAATTCCCGACGTCTCCAGTTCATGAGGACCAAACCTCTCCCAGTCAGCGGGGCTTTTCACACCGAGCTGATGGAGTCGGCTACTGAACCCCTCAGAGAGGTGCTCAGACAGGTGGAG GTCCGTCGCCCCGAGATCAACGTGTACTCCAACGTGGACGGCAAACGCTACATGAATGAGAGCCACGTACGCAGGCAGCTGGTGAAGCAGCTGGTGTCGCCTGTGAAGTGGGAGCAAACTCTGCACGAGATCTATGAGAGGACACAGGGAAGGAAGTTCCCCCACACCTACGAGGTCGGCCCCGGAAAGCAGCTCGGCGCCACACTTCAAAAGTGTAACAGGAAGGCCTTCAAAACGTACGCACATGTGGAAGTCACCACTTACGAAGACTGA
- the si:ch73-352p4.8 gene encoding cystine/glutamate transporter translates to MDGTQIMKEDDKKEKAEEEVVHLRREIGLLPAACFIIGTVVGSGIFIAPKGVLINSGSVGLSLLVWALCGVLSLFGALCYAELGTSFTKSGGHYTYLLETLGPLPAFLRLWVEFLFIRPAVASYVSLAFGRYVVEPFFAPCAAPTVLIKLVSILGLTFVVAVNCWSVTWASRTQITLTFVKMFALVLIIVPGVIALAKGQTENFQNGFEVDSLTLDRLPLAFYNGLYAYGGWFYLNFVTEEVINPNRNIPLAIICSMVTVTVCYVLVNVAYYTMMTPAELLLSDAVAVTFANRAFEGLASVIPFLVALSCLGALNGGFFGSPRMLFVGAREGHWPPIFSMIHIRRHTPLPAVLLLYPLVVVMLITGEIYQLINFASFARWFFIALATLGMLIHRYRFPLHPRPFKVPLVIAVTFTVVCFFIVGLSLYSDPWNTGRSCALTLTGVPVYYVTVYRFRLPHRWRRIFNYCSMHLQILLEVTQQEVQTY, encoded by the exons ATGGACGGGACGCAAATAATGAAAGAGGATGACAAGAAGGAGAAGGCGGAAGAGGAGGTGGTGCACCTTCGGCGAGAGATTGGCTTGCTGCCGGCTGCGTGCTTCATCATTGGTACAGTGGTGGGCAGTGGGATCTTCATCGCACCCAAGGGAGTCCTGATAAACAGTGGCAGCGTGGGGCTCTCTCTGCTGGTGTGGGCGCTGTGTGGGGTGCTCTCCTTATTTG GGGCCCTGTGCTATGCTGAACTGGGCACCAGTTTTACAAAATCAGGGGGCCACTACACTTACCTATTGGAGACGCTGGGGCCACTGCCGGCCTTTTTACGACTCTGGGTTGAGTTCTTATTCATCAG GCCAGCTGTGGCCTCCTATGTGTCCCTGGCTTTTGGCCGCTATGTGGTGGAGCCGTTCTTTGCTCCCTGTGCTGCTCCCACAGTGCTAATCAAACTTGTCAGCATCCTGGGATTGA CGTTTGTTGTGGCAGTCAACTGCTGGAGTGTGACTTGGGCCTCTCGCACTCAGATCACCTTGACATTCGTTAAGATGTTTGCTCTGGTCCTTATCATCGTCCCTGGTGTCATCGCACTGGCCAAAG GACAAACTGAGAATTTCCAGAATGGTTTTGAGGTTGACTCATTAACATTGGATAGGTTGCCACTGGCTTTTTATAATGGCCTATATGCCTATGGTGGATG GTTTTATCTGAACTTCGTCACTGAAGAGGTCATAAACCCAAATAG AAACATCCCACTGGCAATAATCTGCTCCATGGTGACAGTGACAGTCTGTTATGTTCTTGTTAATGTGGCCTACTACACTATGATGACTCCCGCTGAGCTCCTGCTGTCTGATGCTGTGGCTGTG ACGTTTGCGAACCGTGCTTTCGAGGGTTTGGCTTCTGTGATTCCCTTTCTTGTGGCCCTATCCTGCCTTGGAGCACTTAACGGTGGCTTCTTTGGGTCACCCAG GATGCTGTTTGTGGGAGCCAGGGAGGGCCACTGGCCTCCAATCTTTTCCATGATTCACATCCGCAGACACACACCTTTGCCTGCTGTGCTGTTACTG TACCCCTTGGTGGTGGTGATGTTAATCACTGGAGAGATCTACCAGCTCATCAATTTTGCCTCCTTTGCTCGCTGGTTCTTCATCGCCTTGGCAACTTTGGGGATGCTCATCCATCGATATCGCTTCCCTCTCCACCCGAGACCTTTCAAG GTGCCCCTGGTCATCGCAGTCACCTTCACGGTGGTTTGCTTCTTCATCGTGGGTCTGTCTCTTTACTCGGACCCCTGGAACACAGGGCGAAGCTGTGCTCTCACACTGACCGGGGTCCCAGTTTATTATGTGACTGTCTACCGCTTTCGCTTGCCCCATAGATGGAGACGCATCTTCA ACTACTGCAGCATGCATCTGCAGATCCTTTTAGAAGTGACTCAACAAGAAGTGCAGACATACTGA
- the LOC116060079 gene encoding tetraspanin-7-like has product MSSALPYDSLSARPSPSRQVLDWERQQLAVRRLSSPRGLDLLSPPPLPSRPSAIPGYLLPPYQEQEEQLHQQQQRLSLSVGSEASLAPPAPPPVGAAPPCCRPVGIMHLLRLGLLAFSCLFWGAGLAILSLGVWAQISLADYMLLSANRYPNAPLILLSTGAAITAWGFLGCLGVAANLPCVLRAYGFFQLAALIAGLAAGLSGLFYREDIAGGFRSGLQRAVAGYTEDEGRADALDSLQRSLECCGADGWRDWLTSDWAIQHMTFLPNENGTSVSLPDSCCVRRKGCKNRPLLSDDVEGVAAAGIHPHGCFRKVFSLVNDNVFHIAATVLGLAFTQIGGIALACLLAKKLAPRQHRRVVAH; this is encoded by the coding sequence ATGAGCTCTGCACTGCCTTACGACTCGCTGTCTGCTCGGCCGAGTCCCAGCAGACAAGTTTTGGACTGGGAACGCCAGCAGCTGGCTGTGCGAAGACTTTCCTCTCCACGGGGTCTCGACCTGCTCTCTCCACCTCCTCTTCCTAGTCGACCCTCTGCAATCCCTGGCTACCTGCTGCCACCCTACCAAGAGCAGGAAGAGCAGctccaccagcagcagcagcgactATCCTTGTCCGTGGGTTCAGAGGCCTCCCTGGCACCCCCTGCACCACCACCTGTGGGCGCTGCCCCACCCTGCTGCCGCCCAGTTGGAATCATGCACCTCCTGCGCTTGGGTCTCCTGGCCTTCAGCTGCCTCTTCTGGGGGGCAGGTTTGGCCATCTTAAGCCTAGGTGTTTGGGCACAGATTTCACTGGCAGACTACATGTTGCTGTCTGCCAATCGCTACCCCAACGCCCCGCTCATCCTTTTGTCCACAGGTGCAGCCATCACCGCCTGGGGCTTCCTGGGTTGTCTAGGGGTGGCTGCAAACCTCCCCTGCGTGCTCAGGGCTTACGGGTTTTTTCAACTTGCTGCACTAATAGCCGGTTTGGCAGCTGGACTCTCAGGTCTCTTCTATCGCGAAGACATTGCTGGAGGATTTCGCAGCGGTTTACAGCGAGCGGTGGCCGGCTACACGGAGGATGAGGGCCGTGCCGATGCATTAGACAGCCTGCAGAGGTCCCTGGAGTGTTGTGGAGCTGATGGTTGGCGTGATTGGCTCACTTCGGACTGGGCTATCCAGCATATGACCTTCCTGCCCAACGAGAACGGCACTTCTGTGTCCCTGCCAGACAGCTGCTGCGTGAGGCGCAAGGGCTGCAAGAATCGACCTCTTCTGTCGGATGATGTTGAAGGAGTAGCTGCTGCAGGAATCCATCCCCATGGCTGCTTCCGCAAAGTCTTTAGTTTGGTCAACGACAACGTATTCCACATTGCCGCCACAGTGTTAGGATTGGCCTTCACTCAAATCGGAGGCATCGCCCTGGCTTGTCTGCTGGCCAAGAAACTGGCACCAAGACAACATCGACGTGTGGTGGCACATTAA